The genomic interval GGCCGGAGACTGGCTCACTGTCCCGCGGTAAAGGGAAGGGTTGCTCTGATCGAGTCACTGCGGATTCGAATGAACCGGGAAATTGTGCCTGTCCCCCTCTCTTCTGGCTGTGAACGGTGACATGTCGACGACACACAACTCGCTGCTGCTGTTGATCTGTAGTCTTCTGTCGGGATGTACCGCCATCGATTCGATCGCGGGATCGTACAACAACTTCGCCCTGAATCTGAATCGTTCGTACCCGATCCCGAGTGTCGATGACCAGGATTTGGTCATCCGATCGAACGGGATTCGAGATGAGGTCATCGCGACGCCCCGCGGATCGATGGTCAATGCCGTTACCAATGACCATCAACGCATCATTGGGACCTTGGCCAGCATTAATGGCGAGAGCCTGGAACTCGCTCATTGCATCTGCCGTGACATCGTGGATGCTGCTGAAGGTGAGAAACAGTGCCGTAGCCGTTATTTGCCATCTCGATCGATCCATTTCCGCTCGCTTCAAAACTTTCGTGATATTACGGATTCGACACTGTCGCCGGATGAGTTCAGAAGGAATGCGATTCTTCAACTCGATCGAAATCCCGCGATTGACTCGATCGTGCTGAAGAATGGCCGTCAGATGCAAATCCCTGATCGAACTTCGCTCGAACGCGAAATGCGAACAGAGGAAGAAATCTCTGAGGATCTCTCCCATGCACCGTGGGGTTCAGAGATCTGCGTCATCGACGAATCGGGGCGTTGCATGAACGCAATTGTTTTGGAAGTCGACGATGAGAACGTGGAACTCATGAGTTGCATCACGCAGGAGGTGGCGCCAGATTCACGCGGACGGCCACAACTTCGAACAACCCACATTCCATTCGAAACTCTCAAAGTCCGCGCCATTAAATCGTTCAGCATCATTTCGTCCTTGCCACCAGGTGTGGCGGGACGCGAAGACGAATTCGACTGCAGCGCCTGCGTTGTCGAGGCTTTCGTCGCCCGCAACGGAAATCGTTACTGTTGGGGCAAGATGTATTCATTGAGCGACGAATGACGTGGCTCGGTCCATACCGACGAAATCGAGTCAGGGGAAAGGCTGCCTCGTAACGGCTCATCAAAATGGTTCAAGGCCGAGTGCCTACGAGCACTCAAAGATAGGATCAACGACATCTCAAAGAATTCTTAGATCGGGATCACCTCCATTGCTGGCGATTTTCCCGGCCACTTGATGCGTCGTCGAGCGTATGGAGTCATCGTGAACTCAGAACCGACGGATGCGAAGTACCTAAGCGCGATGCAAACCGGCTCCGTCAGCGTTCCAGCGTGCGTGACGAGTCGAACGAGAATTTCTCGGCGATGACGAATTTCCGCATCAGATCGTCGTAAACATACAACTCGTCCTTGATCTCGTCGAGCATTCGATCGCAGTACTTGAGATCGAACTGATAAACAGAAAAATCAGAATCCGACACGGTTGAATTCAGCGTGGTCTCGCTCAGTCTTAACGTGCGAATGAGAATGACGTCGGTAGGGCTCTGATCGACATTCACCGATCGCTGTTCGTATGTCTCCGGGACGAAAACTCCATCGATACAACGATACGTCGCGGTTTTGGAGTCTAAAGTCGATTTCCCATCGCGATTGGCGAACGAGATCCAGTTGAAGCCGCTTTTCGAATCGAATCTCGTGACGGTGTGGCGATTCAATGGATCGCCAAGGACAATTGTGTAAATTGGATCTGAACCGTCAGAGACGTAGATTCTGACGATCGCATCCCATTTCAATCGAACCGTTTCCGCCTCCACCGGGGTAGCGGAGGCTTTGCCGCTCAAGGCATCCGCAGTAAGCTTGAGCCTTGGCCAAAACCCTGCCTCTTTTCGGACCAGTCCATTTCGTGGACCACCAAACAGCGCTCGACAATCAAAGTCGGAAGATCGGGAGCCCGCTTTGTCAACGGGGCGTACGGACACCAATCGCCCCGCGGGCACACCGTCAACTATGGCATGCCCCGTAATTGGCCCAATCCGCTTTTGCGTGTAAAGCTCCGTGAAACTGTTGGGCGCATAGAGGTAGTAATACGACCCTTGCCCTCGGTTTTGCCGAATTTGAACGCCTGTCGGAATATCGACAAAGTCGGTCCTTGGTTCACGCAGCATGCGGACATACTCTCGTTGCGATCCACTGTCCAAAACAAAATCGATTTTGCCTTCGAGAATGAACCAGTGGCCCTTACGCTTCTCGCTTTGCAATTGAAGCGGCGCGACGACTTCGGCGGACAGCGCAACGGGACTGTACAGTTGATCGTACAAACCGGGATTTTTCTGATTCTCGCGAAGTGACTGGTTCACGTCACTTGAATACTGAGCGTCCACGAAAGTGTAAGATCCTCGCCAAGTCTTGATTTGCTCGTAGTTGCTGATCATCTGCTTGGCAAGCATTTCGAGAATGGCGACGCGTTCCGATTTTGGCACTTCGCGTCCGAACTCCGATCGTTCTTCTCCGCAAATGAAACCTTGTAAGAAACAAAAGCACGAACAGAGAAGTAACAAATCACCGACGATTAACTTGCGATTTGTTCGGATGCAGTCCGGCTTCGGGAACATTGATCGTGTCCTCACCAAACAGTTTGTTCAATCTTCGACCGCTCAACTTCCGTCTACGATATCATGAATTTCTAGAGAGCATTTCATAACCGCCTCATTGTAATGAGCGCGCAGGNNNNNNNNNNNNNNNNNNNNNNNNNNNNNNNNNNNNNNNNNNNNNNNNNNNNNNNNNNNNNNNNNNNNNNNNNNNNNNNNNNNNNNNNNNNNNNNNNNNNNNNNNNNNNNNNNNNNNNNNNNNNNNNNNNNNNNNNNNNNNNNNNNNNNNNNNNNNNNNNNNNNNNNNNNNNNNNNNNNNNNNNNNNNNNNNNNNNNNNNNNNNNNNNNNNNNNNNNNNNNNNNNNNNNNNNNNNNNNNNNNNNNNNNNNNNNNNNNNNNNNNNNNNNNNNNNNNNNNNNNNNNNNNNNNNNNNNNNNNNNNNNNNNNNNNNNNNNNNNNNNNNNNNNNNNNNNNNNNNNNNNNNNNNNNNNNNNNNNNNNNNNNNNNNNNNNNNNNNNNNNNNNNNNNNNNNNNNNNNNNNNNNNNNNNNNNNNNNNNNNNNNNNNNNNNNNNNNNNNNNNNNNNNNNNNNNNNNNNNNNNNNNNNNNNNNNNNNNNNNNNNNNNNNNNNNNNNNNNNNNNNNNNNNNNNNNNNNNNNNNNNNNNNNNNNNNNNNNNNNNNNNNNNNNNNNNNNNNNNNNNNNNNNNNNNNNNNNNGTAAGCTAACGCTCCATGTACATCGTGCTCTTGATGTTTGGGATAGAAAACACGACAGGTGAACGGCAATTGCCATAACAAACACATGTTGGAAAGAACGTGGCATTTCATTCGTAACGCAGAGCATCGATCGGATCCAAGCGCGAGGCCTTCCAGGCTGGATAAAAACCAAACGTAATTCCGACTGAGGCTGATACAACGAACGAGGCGATGATTGCAGGAACAGAGGTTTCGATCGGCCATCGAAGCAGGAACCAGACTAAGGTCGAGGCACTTCGGCCCAACACGATTCCCATCACGCCGCCAAAGAGGCACAAAAGAATTGCTTCGATCAGAAACTGGCGCATCACGTGATACGCCCTTGCGCCCACGGCCATCCGCAAACCGATCTCTCGTGTTCGTTCAGTGACTGAGACAAGCATGATATTCATGATTCCCACGCCTCCAACGGCCAGTGAAATCATCGCGACGATGAGCAGCAGGCCGCCCATCATTTGTGACATTGCTCCGAACGCTTTCAACATCTCACTCATGTTGCGAATGTTAAAATCGTCGTCCTGCCCCTCTCGAATATGGTGGCGTTCGTGAAGGAGTGAGGTGATCTGAGCGATCGCAGAGGGGATTTCGTCTGCTGAAGCGGCCTTCACCATGATCTGATCAACGTTGGTGAAACGGGTATGTTGCGGGTGATTTGTCGATTGTGTCGAGTCCTTGGCCGGATAGAGCGACGTGGAGGCAGGATAGATTTCACTTAACGAATTCGAATCTGTGCTTGAAGAGCTACTGGTGGAACCTTGACTCGAGCCGCCGGTGTTATTGCCGGACACTCGATACTTCAATGTTGTCCAAGGCGCAATCAAAATGTCGTCCTGATCCATACCCATCATGTTGGCCCCCTTGCGTCCGAGGACACCAACGACGCGCAAGGTGACATTCTTGACACGAAGATCCTTGCCCACCGGGGATTCGGCTTCGAAAAGCTCCTTGGCGAGTGTCAGACCGATAACGCAGACCTTATTGCTTCCGCGAACATCACGATCGGTGAACATTTCTCCTTCTTCAATTTCATTCCAATCACGGACCTTTAAGTAAGTCGGTGTGGTTCCGATGATCGACATCGGCACCCAGTTGCGATTGCCACGGATGACTTGCGCCTGAATCGAAATCGTCGGCGCGACATATGCCACGCTCGAACACTGCTCGTCGACCGCTTCGCAATCCTGCGGTGTTAGCGTCATTTCACTGCCAGATCCAAAATTGATCCCACCGCTGGACGATGCGCCTGATTGAACCATCAAATTGTCGGCACCCATCGTGGACATTGTCTTAAGTAACGCGACGCGAGAACCCTGGCTAATCTCGACCATGGCAATCACTGCGGATACCCCAATCACAACCCCAATAGCGGTCAGGGCCGAGCGCATGCGGTTTCTCCACAACGCGGCTACCGATGTGCGAATCGATGAAGGCACTACCTTTGTGAGGAGCTCAACAGATAGTGGCGCGCCAATCGCCGATCTTTGTTGTCTGCTAAGAACGACTCGCGTGTCTGCTTGAATTGACGTGTGTACCGCAGCACGTCGACGGGATCGCACTGTGACACCACTACCCTCGCAATCCCCATCAGGTGAATCTTCAGAGTGATTCTTTCCGGACGTTTGAATTTCAGCGACGGCCGCAGGTTGTGAATTGCACGAATCGAGAACGGGAGCATTGCCATGCGGATTCTTTCGATCTTCAATTATCAACCCATCCTCAACTCGAATCGTACGAAGAGCAGCGGCAGCGACCTTTGGATCGTGCGTCACCAGAATAATCGTGATCCCCGATTCATTGAGCTGGCGAAACATCTGCAGTATCTCGGCACTCGTGTGGGAATCGAGGTTGCCCGTTGGTTCGTCCGCCAGAAGAACAGCTGGTTGGTTGATCAGCGAACGCGCGATCGCGACTCGTTGTTGCTGGCCACCGGACATTTTCGAGGGCACATGATCGAGGCGATTTTGCAGTCCCACGCGTTCCAGTATTTCGATCGCGCGCTGGTTCGCGACAGTCGTCGACGGGGCATTGACGGCATAGTCCAATGGCATCAGGACATTCTGCACGGCTGTCGTTCGTGCCAGCAGGTTGAAGCTTTGAAAGACGAATCCGAGCTTCGACGTACGGACGATCGCCCGTTCGCTGGCGTTTAGCTTTCCGACTTCCTGGCCGTCCAGCCAGTATTCACCGGAACTGGGGCGATCCAGGCAACCCAAAACATTCATCAGTGTGCTTTTGCCTGAGCCTGAAGCACCGACAATGGCGACGAATTCTCCACGCCGGATCGTGAAACTCACTCCTTTGAGGACGGGGACATCAACTTCTCCAACGCGATATGTCTTTGTCACATTTGCGATACGAATCAGATCCATGAGTACACGACCTCATTCTTTTTTAGCGGCATCGCTTTGTTTGTTGCGGGGAATCTTTGGCGGTGCGAACGGGTTGTTCACTTCATCGGAGGCCGAGCTGGACTTCTCGCCCAGCACAACCCGAACCCCTTCGGTGATTCCTTCTCCCGAAATTTCAGTCGACGATCCGTCGTTGATTCCAAGCGTGACGAGCAGGGGTGAAACAAAATTGTCCTTCTGAATCCAAATCACCCCTTGGTTTTCGCCCTTGGGGATCGGAATTAATTCTGGGTTCTCCGGTGCAATCCGACCTTGCGGCGGGGTGTAACGCAGCGCGGCGTTTGGCACGAACAACACATCTGACCGCTTTTCGATCTGAAACTTGACATCTGCAGTCAGGTACGGAAGAAGTTTCATATTCGAGTTGTCTGTCGCAATGACGACGGTGTAGGTCACGACGTTCTGAGTCATCGACGCGTTAAGTCGAATCTGCGAGACCCTGCCGTAGAAGCGGTCTTTCGGAAAGGCATCCACCGTAAACTGCACCGGCATGTTGGGGCTCAGTAGGCCGATATCCGCTTCATTCACCGAGGCCCACACTTGCATTCGACGAAGATCTTTCGCGATCAAGAATAGGCTCGGTGTGTTAAGACTTGCGACGACGGTCTGTCCAATGTTGACCCGGCGATCGATGATGGTCCCAGAGACAGGCGAGTTGATCGTGGTGTATCCAAGATTGATCTCAGCGAGCTTTAAGGCAGACTCTGATTGATCGATGACACTTTTGCCGACTTCAACGCTGGCTTTGGCAATCTCATGATTTGCCTTTGCAGAGATGTAGTCAGAGTCGGAGATGGCTCTGAACTGGGCTGATGCTTGAGAACCAGTTGTGGACGGATTACCGGAGGTGTCACCCCGAAGCTTTTGGGCCCGGATCCATTCTGCTTCCGTTTGTTCACGCTTCGCCTGCATCTGCAGCAGGTCGGCTTTGGCCTTATCGAAATTCGCCTTGGCCTGATCGCGCTGGGCCACGTAGACAGACGGATCGATCTGGACAAGCAACATCCCTTCCTCGACGGGCGACCCGTAATCCAAAGTCATATTGGCGTACGAGGAATCAGATTTTCCGCGAGGGTCGAGACCGATTTCCTTGATCCGGCCAGCGAGCTGGGCTCCCACGTCAACGACTTCTTCGGGCTCGACTGTTCCCGTAGCCCCCACAGTCAGGGTCAAGTCGCCGCGTTCGATTGAGACCGTTCGGTATTTCACCGTCTGAGTCGCTTGCGTGCAACAAGAGTAAAACAATACCGCACAAAGCGTTAGGACACCGACAATCGCCAGTAAGGCTTTCATAAAGTTCAGTCTGCGGCGGCACAAATGACGTCCTCAGTTATTGGCAATCAAGCATTGAGCCACAATCCGCCGCGGTCCTTTCTCAATGTAAGGTGCGGCCGAAGATCAGATGGAGCGCGCATTCGGCGAAATTTTTGAAAAACAGTTCGTCGTCCGTCACCGTGCTCCGCCTGTTTCCGGCCACCCTCACGCGGTCCTACCAGTGAGCGGGTCGCAGCAATCCGACGCGGACCAATCAGATTCCACGTATTTGCGACGAAACGGAAATACGAGACAGTGGGAATGAGAGGCGCATTTTTGTTGAGACAAACAGTGCGAGGCCGATCAAACGTTAGTTCTTCGGCAACAGCAATGGCGGCCGAGGTATCTCCGTGGTGAAGGGAACGCCAGTGATTTCGCGCCACTTTACGAGCTGTTGGTCGGTCAGAATGGCCAACGCACGTTGATTGGCCGACAGAAATTGCCGCCCATCAATTGATTCATCACCTTGATTTTGGCTCTGAGCGGTCCGCAAGGAATTGACCAAGATTCCGTCTTCAATCACTCGAGCACGTTCTTGCTGCTCACCCGTCAATTGCAATGCGGTTGCGACGTCAGGATCTCGAAACGCATCCGACACGTCCGTTTGCAAACTGATCTGATACAAACGTTGTAACTGGTCCTGACTGAGGATCGTCCGCACGACGGATTCATTTTGTCGGGCATCCTTCAGCAACTGTTGCAATCGCTCGGACGCCGGACGATGCCCCAATTCGTTAATCATTTCCTGGAATTGCTGATTGACGTGTTCCGACAGCTTCTTGACCTGTCTGCGCTGTTGCTCGTTGAGCTTCAGGTCAATATGCACGGCGTCATTGTCGAGGAGACGAATCTGTCGACTCGCACGAAGTGCCGCGAGATCGGCCAAGATCTTTTCGACGCGGCTTTGTGCCTCACGAAGGTCGACTTGAGCACGATCGTCTTCTTTTCTCTGCTCGATGAATTCGCGGTAGTACGACAAGACCGAAGTCAGCAACCGTTTTCGTATCGGCTCTGTCCCTGGCTGATCCACAAGTTCTTCTTCGCTGGCCCGGAACAGTTCATCAACACTTCGTCGCGCCAGCCGGTATTGTTCTTCGGCTTCATCGGCGCGCGCACGCTCCCGCTGAAATGCCTGTTGCACCTTGAGTCGTTCTCCGTGAATGATCGCTGAGGCGACGAGAGATCCCACCGTGGTCAGCACCAAAAGGATGCCTCCCGCAATTAGCAGCGAGGGATGTCGACGTAGCCATTTCCGAGTTCGCTCCAATACCGTCGGCCGCCTCGCTCGAATCGGCTGGTCCTCAAGGTAACGTTTCAAATCGGCGGCGAATTCTTCAGCGGTTGTGTACCGGTCAAAAGGTGACTTGCTGAGCGACTTCAGGACGATTGTCTCCAGCTCTTCGGGTACATTCGGAGCGACTTTACGAAGCGGTACAGGATCGACCTCCGCGATTTGCCTGAGAAGTTCGTTGCGGTCTGTTCCCTCAAAGAGCGTTCTTAGCGTCAGAAGTTCGTACAGCGTGGCCCCGAGTGAATAAATGTCCGTGCGTTGATCCACCAGTCCGGGCAGGGCTCGTGTTTGCTCAGGACTGGCATAGCGCAATGTGCCGAGAATCTCTCCGGAAACCGTCAGACCAGCGTCACCGGCAATCTGAGCCAGGCCAAAATCGGTGATCCAAATTTCACCGCGTGTATCGATCAAAAGATTCGCCGGTTTAATGTCCCGGTGAACGATTCCCACCTCGTGAGCGTATTGAAGCGCCAGCGCGCATTGACGGCCCAGATTGGCCACCCAATCACAGTATTTGCGACTGGCGGTGTCATATCCGCGCGGTATGACCGACTCTTTGATCTCTGGAAAAGTCTTGTCTGTCGCGACCAATGCTGTACGCGACCGGGCTAATTTAAGGAATTCGTTGCCGCTGTCCTGCACATCGAAAGCGGCCCCCTCTTTTAAGTTCCTCATCTCACCGATCAACTCACCGAGACTTTGGCCCTCAATAAGCTGCATGGCGTAGTAATGCACGCCCAATTCGGCACCAACTCCATGGACGGCAACAATGTTCTCATGTCGTAAGTTGGCTGCCGCCATGGCTTCGTTTTTGAACCGTTGCAACCGCTTCGGATCGAGAGCCGCAGCGAACGGCAGCACCTTCAATGCAACACGACGACGCAGAGAAAGCTGTTCGGCCTCGTAGACCACGCCCATCCCGCCACGGCCAATCTCCCGAATCAAGCGGAATTCGCCAAGTTGTCGAGTCTGAATTGACTCATCGGATCGCTGCGCGTCTGGAACCTCCTTGAGATTGTCCTGCCACCAGATCAGCGTCTTTTCGTCCAACAGAGGCGAATATGCAGCCTCGCGCAGCGGACCGGCGACTCGCTCAACCCCCGTCTGCAGATCCATGTACTCTCGCAGCTCGTCGGCAAACTCGGGGTGCTGTACGAAAAAATCCTCCTGTCGGACAATTTTTCCGGCCTCGCAAGCCTCGATGTAGGAGGCCAGCACTTCGTTGAGTCGAGATTCGCGATCGCTAGCGTCGTCGGCACTCATCTTGTCTTCTTCTCATGACCCCATCAACTCACGAAGTCTACGAAGGCCTCGATACAAGAGTCCAGCGACGGCACTCCGGCTCTTTCCGACTTCATCTGCAACGACCGCCAAGGGCATGCCCTTCAAATGATGCAATTCGAGTACCTCACGCTGTTCGTCTGAGACCTGTGACATCGCTCTCGCCAGCGCAAGCACCTCTTCCGCACGCAACAGATGACCACTCGGCGACGTCTGATCTGCCGTCAGCGCTCGTTCGAGGCGCGATGCCGACAAGTTCAGCTCTGCCTCCAGCGAACGTTCTCGCCCCATGTCTCGTGCTTGGGTAGAAAAACGCCGCGCCGCGCCCGCAATCACATTTGCAAGAATGGAGCGAAGCCATACGAGACGTTCCGCTTCAGTCTGTCCTCGGAATTGGTTCTCACTTCGGCACGCCTCAAGAACGGTCTGCTGCACGACGTCTGACTCGTCCAATTTACGACGCAACCGAGGACCAAATTGCAGGCTCGTTAACAGTCGCAAATAATCCCGATACTCCTCGATCGGGCGACACTCTTCTCCCGCTGGATGATTCATATTCGACATTTCTACGCGATCGCACCACTGCTGATTCTCGGAGACATTTTCTAGCAGCCTGTTGGAGTAACGGGGACTGGCTCCGACCAGATTAAAAAACGCCATGACATCGTGAACGCCAAAGTGCCTGTCCCCCTTGCTTCAGCAGGCTGCTAGGGTTCAACAATACCCTGCCTGGCAGGAAATACCATCCGCGGCATACCAAGCGATTCGGGCAAGTCATCGTCCTGAAATCAACTATCGCAGTTGGATCCAAGCAATCTGTTGACGTAACGGGGACTGGCTCCGACCAGATCAAAAAACGCCATGACATCGTGAACGCCAGGGTGCCTGTCCCCCTTACTTCAACAGGCTGCTAGGTTGAGTGTACGCTTGCCATCCATTCGTCGCGACGCCACAATAAAGACATTCCGTCGTCGACAAAAACGCACCGTCACGATTCATTGGCGAGCGACATCATGCGAGACTTTTTTAGAGGTTGGAAGCGGAAAATCGGAGTTGTCACACTCCTGATGGCTTGCATTCTTTCCAGCTTTTGGATCAGAAGCCAGGCAGTGGAAGATGCGCTGATTTCTCCAATCACCAATGTGAGAATCGAATCAACGACTGGCAGGCTGCGGATTGGCATATTCCATAGCGTGCCGGGTAGCTGGTTCTCTTGGCCCGATTGGAGGTCTCGTTCGGTCGCGGCACCGTTGAACTATCCATGGAGCAACTGGCAACTGGGCCTCGTACATGGGACGAATATTCGCTCGAAAAGCGATCCGCGAGATTTACTAATCATCGCGCCATACTGGCTACTCGTCGTCCCGCTGACCGCCCTCTCCGCCTACCTGCTCATCAGCAAGCCACGGGTGAGAACGCCAGTCTCAGAAAACCAGCCCGTCTGACCTTAGGCAAGCTGGCTTCAGCCAACTTCTCGATGGCCACCCCAGCCAATGTTGTAGCCAACCGCAGACCTGTGGTGAGCCTGGTCTTACCTCGCAGTTCGTCGTGTTTCGCCTAGTCCCTGATGAATTGGCCTCCTTTTTCGGTCCACCGGGACAGATGGATATGTCATGGACAAGCTTCTTGAAAAAGAATGATCTCGGCTTATTCTCAAAACGTTGAGACAGCCCACTGGTTTCGATTGGCTTACCGTCAGTTTTCTGATTCCTACTGCATTAATACTTGTCGTTCGGTGAAGTGGTGTCGTCGCGCCCGAAGTGGATACACGACATCGTCAAACCGCCTGAAGTACCAGCGCGGCCCGAATTGCTTGAGGAACTAGAAAACTCGATACTTCGCATAAAGCGAGACTATTTCCTGATGCGGCGGACATGATGCCTTCATACAGGAGTTTCCCAGATTCTAGCCGAACTCACCGTGATAGAAGTATTGACAAGGAAGATGACTGTGAGCAGTCCAGATAAAATTGTGATCGAACTTACGAATCAAGAAGCACTCGTGCTTTTCGAGTTTTTACGTCGATGCGAAGACGAGAACGATTACAAATTCGCAGATCAATCAGAGGAGCGAATACTTTTGACATTGGAGGTCATACTTGAAAAGCAATTGACTGAAATTTTTTCTCCAGACTACAGTCGGATTTTAGAGGAAGCGCGCAAGCAAATCCGCGATGCCGATTAGGCGTCCTGAAGGTAAAATCCCAGACAGTCAGTTGAGAAGTGTCCGACGACACGACACTTTCCGTAAATCCCAAGTCTCTGTAGAACTGCCGTGAGGCTTCAAAGTTCTTGGCACCGATGAACGCACGAATCGACTTCGCACTATGTTGCATGGTTTTGTTCCAATGGATGACTGAGCGGCAGATTATTGGGCCGCGTGATTCTGTCGATTGCTGATGCCTCGTTCGTCGTCCGAATCAGAGTTTCCTTGGCAGTCCGTGACAATGCTTTTATCGCCAGTTCTCGCTTCAAAGCCATGCTTTGGTTCTGTTGAAGTTCCCAGTAGACACAAACTACTGGTAGGCGAGAGCGAGTGTATCGTGCAGCCGTCCCAGCATTGTGTTGTTCGGCTCGCCTCTCCAAATCGTTCGTGATTCCAGTGTAGAGTGATCCATCTGCACATCTCATAATGTAAACAAGCCATTGCTCTGATAGCTGCTTTCGCAACTTCAGCACGGCGACTTCCTTAGCCTTGGCTTCAACCTCGATGGTCGCACTGATGCCCCGCCAGCACTCGGGAAAGTCGGTGATGTCGATAAGATCGTGGTGTCGTTCCGGCTTCGGTTTCTTCCATCCATCAATTGGACTGGAAATGTGAAACAGCGGCTCCCGATCCCATGTGGCCAAAGCGTTCTTCGTGGTTTCTTCGATGGACATAGCATCTGAATTGCAGCGATGGTGATGCACATCGTAAACGAGCGGGATACCCGTTGCTTTGCAGATCGGTAGTAGATCGGCTGGCGTGTAGGTTTTGTCATCGTTTTCGACGGTCAATCGACTTCTGACCCTCGATGAAAGCCGGTCGAGATTGCGGGCGAAATTGGCAAGAGCCTTCAGTTTGTCGCCGTAGGCACCGCCACCGTGAATGTTGATGACATCAGCCCCGATCCACTCGGCCACTTCAGCCTGATATTCAAGTTCCTGTACGGACTTCTCAACAACATCAGTTCGTGGTGAGTTCAGCACCACGAACTGATCCGGGTGGAAACAAGTTCGCAGTTTGTGCTTAAAGGAGAATTTACCACACTCCTTGAATCTGCGAATGATCTCTTCGCTCTCTGGCAGAGCATCGACTTCGTATCCGCATGTCGGATGCGTCTTGACGGGAAGAATCTGACTGTTGACGCGGAAGCAGCCGATACCGTTGTCGGCACAAAACTGAAGTGCAGCAAGCAGGGCGTCGGCATTCTCCATGCACAGACGGCTCAACTTCATCAAGGCGTCGGACCGCTTCATTTTGCCGATGGATGTCGCCGTCGTCGTGCCAAATTTGATTGGCTCATCACGAAACATACAGCAGAGGCCCAGTCGAATCACGACCTCCCCCAATTCATCAACGTGATCGACAATTGCAGCACGGTTGCCAGCGAGACCCAGACGAAATATGGGACTTGAGCGATGGCAACCCATCGATAGTGTCGCCAGATCGCCACCATCATCCAGATGATTGTGGCCCAGACAATCAAGATGTCCACAGCCGCAAGAGGCAGATTCCTCATGCCGAACTGAATCGGCGTGAAAATCAGGTTCGCCACGAGATTGATGGCGAATGGCAAAGCGATCATCCAAACGACTTTGCCTCGGAACATCTGCACGAATACAAAAC from Schlesneria paludicola DSM 18645 carries:
- a CDS encoding serine/threonine protein kinase, producing the protein MSADDASDRESRLNEVLASYIEACEAGKIVRQEDFFVQHPEFADELREYMDLQTGVERVAGPLREAAYSPLLDEKTLIWWQDNLKEVPDAQRSDESIQTRQLGEFRLIREIGRGGMGVVYEAEQLSLRRRVALKVLPFAAALDPKRLQRFKNEAMAAANLRHENIVAVHGVGAELGVHYYAMQLIEGQSLGELIGEMRNLKEGAAFDVQDSGNEFLKLARSRTALVATDKTFPEIKESVIPRGYDTASRKYCDWVANLGRQCALALQYAHEVGIVHRDIKPANLLIDTRGEIWITDFGLAQIAGDAGLTVSGEILGTLRYASPEQTRALPGLVDQRTDIYSLGATLYELLTLRTLFEGTDRNELLRQIAEVDPVPLRKVAPNVPEELETIVLKSLSKSPFDRYTTAEEFAADLKRYLEDQPIRARRPTVLERTRKWLRRHPSLLIAGGILLVLTTVGSLVASAIIHGERLKVQQAFQRERARADEAEEQYRLARRSVDELFRASEEELVDQPGTEPIRKRLLTSVLSYYREFIEQRKEDDRAQVDLREAQSRVEKILADLAALRASRQIRLLDNDAVHIDLKLNEQQRRQVKKLSEHVNQQFQEMINELGHRPASERLQQLLKDARQNESVVRTILSQDQLQRLYQISLQTDVSDAFRDPDVATALQLTGEQQERARVIEDGILVNSLRTAQSQNQGDESIDGRQFLSANQRALAILTDQQLVKWREITGVPFTTEIPRPPLLLPKN
- a CDS encoding ABC transporter permease, producing the protein MDLIRIANVTKTYRVGEVDVPVLKGVSFTIRRGEFVAIVGASGSGKSTLMNVLGCLDRPSSGEYWLDGQEVGKLNASERAIVRTSKLGFVFQSFNLLARTTAVQNVLMPLDYAVNAPSTTVANQRAIEILERVGLQNRLDHVPSKMSGGQQQRVAIARSLINQPAVLLADEPTGNLDSHTSAEILQMFRQLNESGITIILVTHDPKVAAAALRTIRVEDGLIIEDRKNPHGNAPVLDSCNSQPAAVAEIQTSGKNHSEDSPDGDCEGSGVTVRSRRRAAVHTSIQADTRVVLSRQQRSAIGAPLSVELLTKVVPSSIRTSVAALWRNRMRSALTAIGVVIGVSAVIAMVEISQGSRVALLKTMSTMGADNLMVQSGASSSGGINFGSGSEMTLTPQDCEAVDEQCSSVAYVAPTISIQAQVIRGNRNWVPMSIIGTTPTYLKVRDWNEIEEGEMFTDRDVRGSNKVCVIGLTLAKELFEAESPVGKDLRVKNVTLRVVGVLGRKGANMMGMDQDDILIAPWTTLKYRVSGNNTGGSSQGSTSSSSSTDSNSLSEIYPASTSLYPAKDSTQSTNHPQHTRFTNVDQIMVKAASADEIPSAIAQITSLLHERHHIREGQDDDFNIRNMSEMLKAFGAMSQMMGGLLLIVAMISLAVGGVGIMNIMLVSVTERTREIGLRMAVGARAYHVMRQFLIEAILLCLFGGVMGIVLGRSASTLVWFLLRWPIETSVPAIIASFVVSASVGITFGFYPAWKASRLDPIDALRYE
- a CDS encoding efflux RND transporter periplasmic adaptor subunit; this translates as MKALLAIVGVLTLCAVLFYSCCTQATQTVKYRTVSIERGDLTLTVGATGTVEPEEVVDVGAQLAGRIKEIGLDPRGKSDSSYANMTLDYGSPVEEGMLLVQIDPSVYVAQRDQAKANFDKAKADLLQMQAKREQTEAEWIRAQKLRGDTSGNPSTTGSQASAQFRAISDSDYISAKANHEIAKASVEVGKSVIDQSESALKLAEINLGYTTINSPVSGTIIDRRVNIGQTVVASLNTPSLFLIAKDLRRMQVWASVNEADIGLLSPNMPVQFTVDAFPKDRFYGRVSQIRLNASMTQNVVTYTVVIATDNSNMKLLPYLTADVKFQIEKRSDVLFVPNAALRYTPPQGRIAPENPELIPIPKGENQGVIWIQKDNFVSPLLVTLGINDGSSTEISGEGITEGVRVVLGEKSSSASDEVNNPFAPPKIPRNKQSDAAKKE
- a CDS encoding sigma-70 family RNA polymerase sigma factor: MAFFNLVGASPRYSNRLLENVSENQQWCDRVEMSNMNHPAGEECRPIEEYRDYLRLLTSLQFGPRLRRKLDESDVVQQTVLEACRSENQFRGQTEAERLVWLRSILANVIAGAARRFSTQARDMGRERSLEAELNLSASRLERALTADQTSPSGHLLRAEEVLALARAMSQVSDEQREVLELHHLKGMPLAVVADEVGKSRSAVAGLLYRGLRRLRELMGS